Proteins encoded in a region of the Brevefilum fermentans genome:
- a CDS encoding FkbM family methyltransferase, with protein MKNLSAWLYYAKSLLEILVWFKNWPSLIPLFLCRSRTSIKKLKLRRPTLEVMVRSAMDVWSVKETFVDQFYTRYGAPVEEGWTVVDIGAGIGDYSLYAAHGNRSGVIYAYEPFHESYALLKCNLALNGIENVHTRQQAVWGSAGEVQLDLSSGEPLQISSSERVGRNRVAGKTCVEAVILLDLLREERIEKIDLLKLDCEGAEYEIFFKAPADVFGKIERVIMEFHDLDETRNHRALIRFFREQGYAVICHPNLVHGEIGYLFAYRS; from the coding sequence ATGAAGAACCTGAGCGCCTGGCTGTATTACGCCAAATCCTTGTTGGAAATCCTGGTCTGGTTTAAAAATTGGCCGTCGTTAATCCCATTATTTTTGTGCAGATCAAGGACCAGCATCAAGAAATTAAAATTGCGCCGTCCAACACTGGAAGTCATGGTGCGTAGTGCGATGGATGTTTGGTCTGTAAAAGAAACCTTCGTAGACCAATTCTACACTCGCTATGGCGCACCGGTTGAGGAGGGGTGGACCGTGGTGGATATCGGTGCAGGAATCGGCGATTACAGTCTTTATGCAGCGCATGGGAATCGCTCAGGCGTCATCTACGCCTATGAACCTTTTCATGAGTCTTACGCGTTATTAAAATGCAACCTGGCTCTGAACGGCATTGAGAATGTGCACACTCGCCAGCAGGCTGTTTGGGGATCAGCCGGAGAGGTGCAATTGGACCTTTCGAGCGGAGAGCCGCTGCAGATCAGTAGCAGTGAGAGGGTTGGTAGGAACAGGGTTGCGGGGAAAACTTGTGTCGAAGCGGTGATTTTGCTGGACCTGCTGCGCGAGGAAAGGATAGAAAAGATTGATCTGCTCAAGCTGGATTGCGAAGGGGCTGAATATGAGATCTTCTTCAAAGCCCCGGCGGATGTGTTTGGCAAAATCGAGCGGGTGATCATGGAATTCCACGATTTGGATGAAACGCGCAACCACAGGGCATTGATCAGGTTTTTCAGAGAACAGGGTTATGCTGTCATTTGCCATCCGAATCTTGTGCACGGGGAGATCGGCTATTTATTTGCCTACCGCTCATAA
- a CDS encoding class I SAM-dependent methyltransferase has translation MDSQELDEILWRHLSSLPYFRGFLRAIEDRFFQEITIEAPVLDLGSGDGHFAAAAFKEKLDVGMDPWVAPTLEARRRQAYRSLVLAEGGHIPFRSQSFNTVTSVSVMEHIQELEPVLEEVMRVLTPGGRFVFCVPNHRFPQALSVRKFLTKIGLPRLGRAYSRFFNRIARHAHTDAPEIWKERLTRAGFVLEQSWDYFPPDALRVLEWGHPLGLPSLFSKKLFGRWILIPTRWNLAVPWHWTRKFMDNPRSAEGVCSFFIARRPA, from the coding sequence ATGGATAGCCAGGAACTGGATGAAATTCTCTGGCGGCACTTATCCAGCCTGCCTTATTTTCGGGGGTTTTTACGCGCGATTGAAGACCGATTTTTCCAGGAGATCACAATAGAGGCACCGGTGCTGGACCTGGGTTCCGGCGACGGTCACTTTGCGGCAGCAGCTTTTAAAGAAAAATTGGATGTCGGGATGGACCCCTGGGTTGCGCCAACATTGGAGGCGCGCCGCAGGCAAGCTTACCGCTCCCTGGTTCTGGCTGAAGGTGGTCACATCCCGTTTAGAAGCCAATCCTTCAACACGGTGACGAGTGTATCTGTTATGGAACATATTCAGGAGTTGGAACCTGTGCTGGAAGAAGTGATGCGGGTGTTAACTCCCGGGGGAAGGTTTGTGTTTTGTGTTCCCAATCACCGTTTTCCCCAAGCCCTGAGCGTGCGAAAATTCCTGACGAAAATCGGCTTACCACGTCTGGGCAGGGCTTACAGTCGCTTTTTCAACCGCATTGCGCGCCATGCGCATACGGACGCTCCGGAAATATGGAAAGAACGGCTGACCCGGGCGGGTTTTGTACTTGAACAGAGCTGGGATTACTTCCCTCCTGATGCCCTGCGCGTCCTGGAATGGGGGCACCCCCTGGGACTGCCGTCCCTGTTCTCTAAAAAACTGTTTGGACGCTGGATTCTGATCCCAACACGCTGGAACCTGGCTGTCCCCTGGCATTGGACTCGTAAATTTATGGATAACCCCCGGTCTGCAGAAGGTGTGTGTTCATTTTTCATTGCGCGGAGACCTGCATGA
- a CDS encoding glycosyltransferase family 4 protein — translation MKILIILTYFQPHKSGLTVYAVRQAHALAALGHEVTVLTSQYDRSLPEREFTDGVEVIRVPVAFRLSKGVIMPRMPFSAWRLIKKADVVNLHVPQVDAALIAILAKLQGKPVVLTYHCDLHMPAGWLSQLAGGAAILANRISAHFADVIVHNTRDFAEQSPFLKRFLDKLTVIPPPIICEPVSAEQINAFQDKFDINPERRIIGMVARLASEKGVEYLVQAMPAVLQAHPDAQVIFVGEYQRVIGEHAYREKLLPLIDALGEHWTFLGVVTEEEKAAFYHVCDVLVLPSINSTESFGMVQVEALISGTPVVATDLPGVRQPVLTTGMGKIVPVMDAAALARGILAVLESGMRVEPGQIKHIAAHYSPQTIAEAYEILFEQRVGDHG, via the coding sequence ATGAAAATCTTGATTATCCTGACGTATTTCCAGCCGCATAAATCAGGACTGACCGTGTATGCAGTGCGCCAGGCTCATGCCCTGGCAGCATTGGGGCATGAGGTCACTGTGCTGACATCACAGTATGACCGCTCGCTGCCTGAGCGGGAGTTTACGGATGGCGTTGAGGTGATCCGGGTACCCGTTGCCTTTCGCCTTTCCAAAGGCGTAATCATGCCGCGCATGCCATTCAGCGCGTGGCGGTTGATCAAGAAAGCCGATGTGGTCAACCTTCATGTGCCCCAGGTGGATGCAGCATTAATCGCCATCCTCGCCAAATTGCAAGGGAAGCCCGTGGTGCTGACCTATCATTGCGATTTGCACATGCCCGCTGGCTGGCTCTCCCAGCTTGCAGGAGGTGCGGCCATTTTGGCAAACCGTATTTCTGCCCACTTTGCGGATGTAATTGTTCACAATACCCGTGACTTTGCGGAACAGTCGCCCTTCTTGAAACGGTTTTTGGACAAGTTGACCGTGATCCCGCCACCCATTATTTGTGAACCGGTTTCTGCTGAGCAAATCAACGCTTTCCAGGATAAATTCGATATTAATCCCGAACGGCGGATCATCGGAATGGTGGCGCGTTTGGCATCAGAAAAGGGCGTTGAGTACCTGGTCCAGGCGATGCCGGCTGTATTGCAAGCACACCCTGACGCCCAGGTGATTTTTGTCGGCGAGTATCAACGGGTGATTGGAGAACATGCCTATCGCGAAAAATTATTGCCGCTGATTGATGCCCTTGGTGAGCACTGGACTTTTTTGGGTGTGGTCACCGAGGAAGAAAAAGCTGCTTTTTACCATGTTTGCGACGTACTGGTTCTGCCCAGCATCAACAGCACAGAATCTTTCGGGATGGTGCAGGTTGAAGCGCTGATTAGCGGTACGCCTGTGGTCGCTACGGATTTGCCCGGCGTCCGGCAGCCCGTATTAACAACCGGTATGGGGAAAATTGTGCCCGTGATGGATGCTGCAGCCCTGGCGCGTGGTATCCTCGCAGTGCTGGAATCAGGCATGCGGGTTGAACCCGGTCAGATCAAACATATCGCTGCGCACTACTCCCCGCAGACGATAGCCGAAGCTTACGAAATCCTTTTCGAACAACGGGTTGGTGACCATGGATAG
- a CDS encoding lysylphosphatidylglycerol synthase transmembrane domain-containing protein, translating to MAKKRVIAGLLRWLIPLLISGLVIWLVLRAIDFQTLISNLALIRWQTLLYASIVFFLSYFLRVFCWHTLLRRKVSYWDAFFTMGVGYLLNNILPLRLGEIARAVMLDQSRRISPFEVFSSVIVERIFDVFLAAIFILSVLPRILSSGFDLRLIFAVFLLTLMGLIGLFLVAKYRDRLSAWFSRWGESSRFIGGWLAPKITHALEGFAVLTDLKAFTIAFGSLVLSWWLAFGQTMIIFRDLYLNPPFWWMIFVLSAGAFAAALPSAPAGLGVYEGAVMAAFAVLGVDMETALTYAIVTHGMSILFTTLIGLVGLKMRDEALIAFVQRVLEHSPRKQEIGRA from the coding sequence ATGGCGAAGAAGCGTGTCATCGCCGGGTTACTGCGCTGGCTGATACCATTATTGATCAGCGGTCTGGTGATCTGGCTGGTATTGCGAGCAATCGACTTCCAAACGTTGATCTCAAATTTAGCGCTGATACGCTGGCAAACGTTGCTTTATGCCAGTATTGTCTTTTTCCTCAGCTATTTTTTGCGTGTATTCTGCTGGCATACCCTCCTGAGACGAAAAGTTTCTTACTGGGATGCTTTTTTCACCATGGGCGTCGGCTATTTGCTGAATAATATCCTACCATTGCGACTGGGTGAAATTGCCCGTGCGGTCATGCTGGATCAATCAAGGCGGATTTCACCGTTCGAAGTCTTTTCCAGCGTGATCGTCGAGCGAATTTTTGATGTATTTTTGGCAGCGATATTCATCTTAAGCGTTCTTCCGAGGATTTTAAGCAGCGGTTTTGATTTACGCCTGATTTTTGCTGTCTTCCTACTGACGCTGATGGGGTTGATCGGGTTGTTCCTGGTTGCAAAATATCGAGATCGCTTATCCGCCTGGTTTTCTCGATGGGGTGAAAGCTCCCGATTCATCGGAGGCTGGTTGGCGCCAAAAATCACCCATGCCCTGGAGGGTTTTGCCGTTTTGACTGATCTAAAAGCATTCACGATCGCTTTTGGCAGCCTCGTGTTGAGCTGGTGGCTGGCATTTGGTCAGACCATGATCATTTTTAGAGACCTTTATCTGAACCCTCCATTTTGGTGGATGATCTTTGTACTTAGCGCGGGTGCATTTGCCGCTGCACTTCCCTCTGCGCCGGCGGGATTAGGCGTCTATGAAGGCGCCGTGATGGCTGCCTTTGCTGTTTTGGGTGTTGATATGGAAACTGCCTTAACATACGCAATTGTGACTCATGGTATGAGTATTTTATTTACCACGCTCATCGGTCTGGTTGGCTTAAAAATGCGTGATGAGGCGCTGATCGCCTTTGTTCAGCGCGTGTTGGAACATTCACCGAGGAAGCAGGAAATTGGGAGAGCGTGA
- the lepA gene encoding translation elongation factor 4, with the protein MKDNVRNFCIIAHVDHGKSTLADRMLQMTGTIADRDMTEQVLDSMDLEREKGVTIKASAVRMAYQGTDGQPYELNLIDTPGHVDFNYEVSRALAACEGALLVVDATQGIEAQTLANLYLALESNLVIIPVINKIDLASAQTDAVAEDLQNLLGTPLDEIIHISAKQGLNIDQVLQAIVERIPPPTGQDDQPLEALIFDSHYDSYKGVVAYVRIFNGTVTRNNQLLMMSTKVKTSPVEIGVFSPNLKPVDVLKAGDVGYIATGLKTVSECRVGDTITFASGGVPQPLPGYQQAKPMVYAGVYPTEGEDYSDLREALDKLQLNDASLTFEPETSEALNFGFRCGFLGLFHMEIIQERLEREYDMDVVFTAPTVEYRVKLNNGELVKVSSPAELPDESLIEQIFEPWMDLTIFTPTEYYGVVMDLVRSKRGIFVSQEYPSPTRVQILCEIPLSELIIDFFDQLKSGTRGYASMDYYFKEYRPENLVKVEILVNGEPVDALTAIVHKNDAYHKGQALVSRLKGLIPRQLFTIPIQAYSQGRVISRANVKALRKDVLAKCYGGDITRKKKLLEKQKKGKRRMKMVGNVEIPQEAFMAILRLDK; encoded by the coding sequence ATGAAAGATAATGTAAGAAATTTCTGCATCATTGCCCATGTTGACCATGGAAAATCGACCCTGGCTGATCGTATGCTGCAAATGACCGGCACGATCGCTGATCGGGATATGACCGAACAGGTTTTAGACAGCATGGACCTGGAACGGGAAAAAGGAGTCACGATCAAAGCCTCGGCTGTGCGAATGGCGTACCAAGGCACTGACGGGCAACCTTATGAATTGAATCTGATCGACACCCCTGGTCATGTGGATTTCAATTATGAGGTCAGCCGGGCTTTGGCTGCCTGTGAAGGGGCGCTGCTGGTCGTGGATGCAACCCAAGGCATTGAGGCACAAACCCTGGCGAACCTTTACCTGGCATTGGAATCGAACCTGGTCATCATCCCTGTAATCAACAAGATTGATTTGGCTTCCGCTCAAACGGATGCTGTCGCTGAGGATCTGCAAAACCTTTTAGGAACGCCATTGGATGAGATCATCCACATTTCAGCCAAACAGGGTTTGAACATCGACCAGGTGCTGCAGGCGATCGTTGAACGTATCCCGCCACCGACCGGTCAGGATGATCAGCCCCTGGAGGCGTTAATCTTCGATTCGCATTATGATTCTTACAAGGGTGTGGTCGCCTATGTGCGGATCTTTAACGGCACGGTTACCCGGAACAATCAACTGTTGATGATGTCGACGAAAGTGAAGACCTCGCCGGTGGAGATCGGTGTATTTTCGCCTAATCTCAAGCCAGTTGACGTGTTGAAAGCAGGCGATGTTGGTTATATCGCCACTGGTTTGAAGACGGTTTCGGAATGCCGGGTTGGAGATACGATTACCTTTGCCTCCGGAGGCGTTCCACAACCGTTGCCAGGATATCAACAAGCCAAGCCAATGGTGTATGCTGGCGTTTACCCCACGGAAGGCGAGGACTACTCGGATTTACGCGAGGCGCTCGACAAGTTGCAGCTCAATGATGCATCTTTGACCTTTGAGCCGGAGACCTCAGAAGCGCTCAATTTCGGGTTTCGCTGCGGCTTTTTGGGACTGTTTCACATGGAGATTATCCAGGAACGGCTTGAGCGAGAATACGATATGGATGTCGTGTTTACTGCGCCCACCGTTGAATACCGGGTTAAGCTCAATAACGGTGAGCTGGTGAAGGTTTCTTCGCCTGCTGAATTGCCTGATGAGAGTTTGATTGAACAAATCTTTGAACCCTGGATGGACCTGACCATCTTCACACCGACGGAGTACTATGGTGTCGTGATGGACCTGGTCAGAAGCAAACGTGGGATTTTTGTCTCCCAGGAATACCCCTCACCAACCCGGGTACAGATCTTATGTGAGATTCCTCTTTCTGAACTGATTATTGATTTCTTTGACCAGCTTAAATCCGGTACACGTGGTTATGCTTCTATGGACTATTACTTCAAAGAGTATCGCCCTGAAAACCTGGTTAAAGTGGAGATCCTTGTCAATGGGGAGCCTGTTGATGCGTTAACCGCCATTGTGCATAAAAATGACGCTTACCATAAGGGTCAGGCACTGGTTTCACGGCTTAAAGGGCTGATTCCACGGCAGCTCTTTACGATTCCCATTCAAGCTTACTCGCAGGGCAGGGTGATCTCGCGCGCAAACGTAAAAGCGTTACGCAAGGACGTCCTTGCGAAGTGTTATGGCGGCGATATCACGCGAAAAAAGAAGCTGCTCGAAAAGCAGAAAAAGGGTAAACGGCGGATGAAGATGGTGGGCAACGTGGAAATTCCGCAGGAAGCCTTCATGGCGATCCTCCGACTGGATAAATAA
- a CDS encoding TlyA family RNA methyltransferase — MKKMRIDQLLVERGLAESRNRAQRLVMAGEVCVAGELVDKPSMQVAFDAQVTLKARPKFVSRGGEKLAAALQSFSVKTAGRVCADVGASTGGFTDCLLQNGADKVYAIDVGYGLLHWKLRQDPQVVVMERTNARYLDRLPEAVDLVTIDASFISLTLLLPVVRGWFDGSSGGVIALIKPQFEAGRKQAAVHAGVIKDRAVHAQVLDKILAEASASGFFPRGLIPSPIRGPKGNIEFLVDLRLTPGDPIDLEKMIDDALEHAAHLDQA; from the coding sequence ATGAAAAAAATGCGGATTGATCAATTGCTGGTAGAACGCGGCCTGGCTGAAAGCCGAAACCGGGCACAGCGCCTGGTGATGGCGGGTGAGGTGTGTGTTGCGGGCGAGCTGGTCGATAAACCTTCAATGCAGGTTGCGTTTGATGCGCAGGTCACGTTAAAAGCACGACCGAAATTTGTCTCGCGCGGCGGAGAAAAATTGGCAGCAGCCCTACAGTCCTTTTCTGTTAAAACGGCAGGTCGGGTGTGTGCCGATGTGGGAGCGTCGACGGGTGGATTTACCGATTGCTTGCTGCAAAATGGCGCAGACAAAGTCTATGCCATTGATGTGGGATACGGGTTGTTGCACTGGAAGCTTCGCCAGGACCCGCAGGTGGTGGTGATGGAACGAACCAACGCGCGCTATCTTGATCGACTGCCCGAAGCGGTAGACCTGGTCACAATTGATGCATCTTTCATCTCGTTAACGCTGCTTCTTCCGGTTGTAAGGGGCTGGTTTGATGGCTCAAGTGGAGGGGTGATCGCGTTGATCAAACCCCAATTTGAGGCTGGTCGAAAACAGGCTGCAGTACATGCCGGGGTAATCAAAGATCGAGCGGTGCACGCACAGGTTCTGGACAAAATCCTGGCGGAAGCCTCTGCTTCAGGGTTTTTTCCACGGGGTTTGATCCCTTCGCCCATCCGCGGTCCTAAAGGCAATATTGAATTCCTGGTCGATCTACGATTGACGCCTGGAGATCCGATTGACCTTGAGAAGATGATCGACGATGCACTGGAGCATGCGGCTCATCTGGACCAGGCATAA
- a CDS encoding decaprenyl-phosphate phosphoribosyltransferase, which translates to MSNQLHNIVKTMRPKQWLKNVFVFAGLVFDRQLFSLASFLLTLAAAFLFCLASSMIYIINDLVDIEFDRQHPIKKHRPLASGALSQRSAIIALVMLGLFTFPAAFFLNTALGWIIAAYFILMLAYSLWLKHIALIDVMIIAAGFVLRVAAGVMIIETERFSPWLVVATVFLALFIGLGKRRSEIELLNTQAPSHRRVLNGYTLELLDQLLTIVLSATLMTYCLYTFSTTNTPDSYHMMFTIPFVIYGLFRYLYLVRIENSGGTPEDIVVSDRPMQAAILLWGITVVVILYWL; encoded by the coding sequence ATGAGCAATCAACTACACAACATCGTCAAAACCATGCGACCAAAACAATGGCTAAAAAACGTGTTTGTGTTTGCAGGTTTGGTTTTTGACCGTCAGCTTTTCTCTTTAGCATCATTTCTTCTCACCCTGGCGGCGGCGTTTTTATTTTGCCTGGCATCCAGCATGATTTACATCATCAATGACCTTGTCGATATCGAATTTGACCGGCAGCATCCGATAAAAAAGCATCGCCCGCTGGCTTCCGGAGCGCTATCACAACGCTCTGCAATCATCGCGCTGGTCATGCTGGGTTTGTTCACCTTTCCAGCAGCATTTTTCCTAAACACCGCTTTGGGATGGATTATTGCAGCCTATTTCATCCTCATGCTGGCTTACTCCCTGTGGTTAAAGCATATCGCCCTGATCGATGTCATGATCATTGCTGCGGGTTTTGTCTTGCGTGTCGCGGCTGGTGTAATGATCATTGAAACTGAGCGCTTTTCTCCCTGGCTGGTTGTCGCAACCGTATTTCTGGCTTTATTCATCGGGCTGGGAAAGCGTCGGTCTGAGATTGAGCTCCTCAATACGCAGGCGCCTTCACACCGGCGCGTTCTGAACGGTTACACACTTGAACTCCTGGATCAGTTATTAACCATCGTCCTGTCTGCCACGCTGATGACCTATTGCCTGTATACCTTTTCAACGACAAACACACCCGACAGCTACCACATGATGTTCACCATCCCCTTTGTGATCTATGGGCTTTTCCGCTATCTCTACCTGGTGCGGATTGAAAATTCTGGCGGCACACCCGAAGATATTGTTGTTTCCGACCGCCCGATGCAAGCCGCGATCCTCCTGTGGGGTATCACCGTTGTGGTGATTCTGTACTGGCTCTGA
- the mvk gene encoding mevalonate kinase, translating into MPAIYAKAPGKIILFGEHAVVYAQPAIAIPVNKVYATTRVIPEVAGRKNQVHIKAPDIQLDVDLADLDEEHPFAVTIQQVLNAVNLDHLPSLTLLISSTIPIAAGMGSSAAIAIATIRALTDFLGKPLTAGEISSLAFEVEKIHHGTPSGIDNYVIAHQKPVFFTHGKPIEHLEIQQPTHWVIADTGEKTSTKDTVAAVRKLQALDPETYHPIFEQIGEIAFTARQALITGNIDLLGQLMGDNQRLLEQLTVSSPKLDKLISAALTAGAVGAKLSGGGRGGNMIALAPTQNTQSIESALLEAGATRVITTTLNKGET; encoded by the coding sequence ATGCCTGCCATTTATGCAAAAGCGCCCGGGAAAATCATCCTCTTTGGTGAACATGCTGTTGTCTATGCTCAACCTGCAATCGCCATCCCGGTCAACAAAGTCTATGCCACGACGCGAGTGATTCCGGAAGTTGCTGGGCGCAAGAACCAGGTGCACATCAAAGCCCCGGACATTCAGCTCGACGTTGATCTGGCTGACCTTGACGAGGAACACCCCTTCGCTGTGACGATCCAACAGGTTCTCAATGCGGTCAACCTCGATCACCTGCCGTCCCTCACCCTGCTGATTTCATCGACGATTCCCATCGCGGCTGGAATGGGATCCAGCGCAGCAATCGCCATCGCAACCATTCGCGCATTAACGGATTTCCTCGGCAAACCGCTGACTGCCGGGGAAATCTCTTCCCTGGCATTCGAGGTTGAAAAAATTCATCACGGCACGCCTTCCGGCATCGATAATTATGTCATCGCCCACCAAAAACCGGTTTTCTTCACCCACGGCAAGCCCATCGAACACCTGGAAATTCAACAACCTACCCATTGGGTGATTGCCGATACCGGTGAAAAAACATCAACAAAAGATACCGTCGCGGCTGTTCGTAAACTGCAAGCGCTGGACCCGGAAACTTATCACCCCATCTTTGAACAGATCGGAGAAATTGCATTTACTGCCCGCCAGGCTTTGATTACAGGCAACATCGATCTCTTGGGTCAATTAATGGGTGACAATCAACGCCTCCTTGAGCAATTAACCGTCAGCAGTCCGAAATTAGACAAACTCATCTCAGCAGCGCTGACTGCCGGTGCGGTTGGCGCAAAGCTTTCTGGCGGCGGGCGCGGCGGCAACATGATCGCCCTGGCGCCCACACAAAATACACAGTCGATCGAATCTGCCCTGTTGGAAGCAGGCGCTACCCGGGTCATCACCACAACACTCAACAAAGGTGAAACATAA
- a CDS encoding isopentenyl phosphate kinase has protein sequence MDQSRLVFLKLGGSLITDKTKPLTPRLDVIARLAEEISAAMKTSPGLRLLIGHGSGSFGHDVANRYQTHSGGEGTAYWQGFCEVWQAARALNLLVVEALTRSGLPVVVFPPLAMVTAKNRRVHAWDTQPIKLAIEHDLVPVVYGDVVFDLELGGTILSTEDLFQSLVQPLCPQQILIAGQDAGVYGDPQNPGETIARITPGNFEQIQPALAPSQAVDVTGGMLSKVQAMVKLVQENPALEVTIFSGLKAGNLQELLSQPGTQIGTWIAHQ, from the coding sequence ATGGATCAATCCCGTTTGGTTTTTCTGAAATTAGGGGGATCGTTAATCACCGATAAAACAAAGCCCCTTACCCCCCGCTTGGATGTCATCGCTCGCCTGGCAGAAGAGATTTCTGCAGCAATGAAGACCTCGCCAGGGTTGCGCCTCTTGATCGGGCATGGTTCGGGGTCTTTTGGGCATGATGTCGCCAATCGCTACCAGACTCATTCCGGGGGTGAAGGCACGGCATACTGGCAGGGGTTTTGCGAGGTGTGGCAAGCCGCACGCGCCTTGAACTTGCTGGTCGTTGAGGCGTTAACCCGCTCCGGTCTGCCCGTTGTCGTCTTCCCGCCCTTAGCTATGGTCACTGCAAAGAACCGTCGTGTTCACGCCTGGGACACTCAACCGATTAAACTCGCCATCGAGCATGACCTTGTCCCGGTGGTGTATGGTGATGTGGTCTTTGATCTTGAATTAGGGGGCACCATCCTCTCAACAGAAGACTTGTTTCAGAGCCTGGTCCAACCGTTATGCCCTCAGCAGATCCTGATTGCCGGTCAGGATGCCGGGGTCTATGGCGATCCGCAAAACCCGGGGGAAACCATCGCGCGGATTACACCTGGAAACTTTGAGCAAATCCAACCCGCCCTCGCGCCATCCCAGGCTGTGGATGTCACCGGCGGCATGTTGTCCAAAGTTCAAGCCATGGTCAAACTGGTACAAGAAAACCCGGCGCTCGAAGTCACCATTTTTTCCGGCTTGAAGGCTGGAAATCTGCAGGAATTGCTCTCCCAGCCAGGCACACAAATTGGAACATGGATTGCTCACCAATAA
- a CDS encoding deoxyguanosinetriphosphate triphosphohydrolase, with protein sequence MIFTRHQLEELEEQFLAPYAIRSKDSKGRKQPEDEPDYRTVFQRDRDRILHTNAFRRLEYKARVFINDEGDHHRSRLAHTLEVAQIGRSIARALGANEDLVETISLAVDLGHPPLGSAGERALARLMVDHGGFNHVRHAFHIVTKIENRYPEFDGLNLTWEVVEGIVKRESEHAPLINQDFDPKLRGHLEAQITNVADELACTANDLDDGLRSGMITADQLAGISLWEVVNESIGRRRSKDLDDLARHQLIRRLISIEITDLIQSIDRMIRRSGIRTVEELQKLPYNVAGFSEDMHRRNRELKDFLYKNLYKHFRVTRMAVKAERIIEALFNTFVAEPATLPPQYQKMIDELGLEHTVCEYIAGMTDGYAIGEYQKLFDPKTIP encoded by the coding sequence ATGATATTCACGCGTCACCAACTCGAAGAATTAGAAGAGCAATTCCTGGCACCTTATGCCATTCGCAGCAAGGACAGCAAAGGCCGAAAACAACCAGAAGATGAACCGGATTATCGCACGGTTTTTCAGCGCGACCGGGACCGTATCCTGCACACAAATGCTTTTCGGCGCCTGGAATATAAAGCCCGGGTCTTCATCAATGACGAAGGCGACCACCATCGCTCCCGCCTGGCTCACACCCTCGAAGTGGCTCAGATTGGGCGCAGCATTGCACGCGCGCTGGGCGCCAATGAAGACCTGGTAGAAACCATTTCACTTGCGGTCGACCTGGGTCACCCACCCCTGGGCTCTGCTGGAGAACGCGCCCTGGCTCGCCTGATGGTTGATCACGGGGGTTTCAACCATGTCCGGCATGCGTTTCACATCGTAACCAAAATTGAGAACCGCTACCCTGAATTTGACGGACTCAATCTCACCTGGGAGGTTGTGGAAGGGATTGTTAAGCGCGAAAGCGAACACGCCCCCTTGATTAATCAGGATTTTGACCCCAAATTGCGCGGACACCTCGAAGCGCAAATCACCAATGTTGCTGATGAATTGGCCTGTACCGCAAACGACCTGGATGATGGACTGCGCTCTGGAATGATCACAGCGGATCAATTGGCGGGAATCTCCCTGTGGGAGGTTGTCAATGAGAGCATAGGACGACGCCGCAGCAAAGATTTGGACGACCTGGCACGCCATCAACTGATCCGCCGTTTAATCAGCATCGAGATCACTGATTTGATCCAATCCATTGACCGCATGATTCGGCGCAGCGGCATCCGTACAGTCGAAGAACTGCAAAAACTACCCTACAACGTGGCTGGATTTAGCGAAGATATGCACCGCCGAAACCGAGAATTAAAGGATTTCTTATATAAAAATCTCTATAAGCATTTTCGGGTGACGCGTATGGCTGTCAAAGCTGAAAGAATAATCGAAGCTTTATTCAATACCTTTGTCGCTGAGCCTGCCACTTTACCACCGCAATACCAAAAGATGATTGATGAACTCGGGCTTGAACACACCGTATGTGAGTACATTGCCGGAATGACTGATGGGTATGCCATCGGCGAGTATCAGAAATTATTCGACCCCAAAACCATTCCCTGA